Proteins encoded together in one Pseudoalteromonas xiamenensis window:
- a CDS encoding AraC family transcriptional regulator: MLNIPLVEVDHAPRSVVAIGTDYPSGTLLDFHSHRRAQFLYGMSGLMEVDTEDGTWMVPPYNGVWLPAGKIHRVRMNNVSTRSLYIEPKMVPRPSVNCEVLVVTLLFHQLLLASAGIPALYDETGRDGAIAQLLLFELQSAQPLPLFAPLPRHDSLEKLCRDFLSQPNIRVQPEIWAQQLHCSNRTFSRLFRQQTGMSFSTWRQKACLMAAIPKLLSDISVTQTALELGYDSPSAFSSMFQKVLGQSPKAFLLSLTRKFGEDSKNA, from the coding sequence ATGCTTAATATTCCACTAGTTGAAGTAGATCATGCGCCTCGTTCCGTTGTGGCTATCGGCACTGACTACCCCAGCGGAACCTTACTCGATTTCCACTCTCACCGTCGAGCTCAATTTCTTTATGGCATGTCAGGCCTTATGGAAGTTGACACCGAAGATGGTACATGGATGGTCCCACCCTATAACGGCGTTTGGTTACCCGCAGGCAAAATTCATCGAGTTCGGATGAATAACGTCAGTACTCGTAGCCTCTACATTGAGCCAAAAATGGTACCGCGTCCTTCCGTCAACTGTGAAGTATTGGTTGTCACACTACTTTTTCATCAACTCCTATTAGCCTCAGCAGGCATACCTGCGCTTTATGACGAAACAGGTCGCGATGGCGCTATCGCACAATTATTGCTCTTTGAACTGCAAAGTGCACAACCACTACCTTTGTTTGCCCCTTTGCCACGGCATGATAGTTTAGAAAAGTTGTGCCGAGATTTTCTTAGCCAACCCAATATTCGTGTTCAACCTGAAATTTGGGCGCAGCAACTGCATTGTAGCAATCGAACGTTCAGCCGATTGTTTCGTCAACAAACGGGTATGTCTTTTTCGACTTGGCGCCAGAAAGCCTGTTTAATGGCAGCAATACCAAAGTTGCTTTCTGATATTTCAGTTACCCAAACTGCACTGGAACTTGGCTACGATAGCCCAAGCGCGTTCTCTAGTATGTTTCAGAAGGTACTGGGACAGTCCCCTAAGGCTTTTCTGCTTTCATTAACCAGAAAATTTGGGGAAGACAGCAAAAATGCGTGA
- a CDS encoding discoidin domain-containing protein has translation MKKSIASVILLSFSSLCSSQQLEEHPFLLKQDMILNGVLAESNSQSKFLVSKQADILIGKSESGDNLLSGHYIVAQESGNGVFNRIQFTVSESNFLTYYVGISENNGSYVGTWYGHDGRKGDFELTEYIPGSETGIVFVPQQMTSSSIYDGNYGPEKAIDGVFGNNTANVWFSSRTDQAPWLTADFGQNGMILKSYKMAKGYCFSDNWIPTTWKVLASQDGTNWDLLSTVTENQKDNLTCDSFSAPFSVNNSTKYRYYKLSFDNPQVSIAEIEYSE, from the coding sequence ATGAAAAAATCAATCGCTAGTGTCATCCTTTTAAGCTTTTCATCTTTGTGTTCAAGTCAACAGCTTGAAGAGCATCCATTTTTATTAAAGCAAGACATGATACTTAACGGAGTATTGGCAGAATCAAATAGTCAATCAAAGTTTCTTGTTTCGAAACAAGCAGACATCTTGATTGGTAAATCGGAGTCTGGTGATAACTTGCTTTCAGGTCATTACATTGTTGCTCAAGAGTCGGGCAATGGGGTTTTTAATCGTATTCAGTTTACGGTTTCAGAGTCAAATTTCCTCACATACTATGTTGGCATATCGGAAAACAATGGCTCTTATGTTGGAACATGGTATGGTCATGATGGCCGCAAAGGGGATTTTGAGTTGACGGAATACATTCCAGGTTCAGAAACGGGAATTGTGTTTGTACCGCAACAAATGACCAGCAGCTCGATTTATGATGGTAACTATGGACCAGAAAAAGCGATTGATGGTGTTTTTGGAAACAATACCGCAAACGTATGGTTTTCTTCGAGAACGGACCAAGCACCTTGGCTTACGGCTGATTTTGGTCAAAATGGGATGATTTTAAAATCATACAAAATGGCAAAGGGCTACTGTTTTTCAGATAACTGGATTCCGACAACTTGGAAAGTTCTGGCTAGTCAGGACGGTACAAATTGGGATCTACTTAGCACTGTTACCGAAAACCAAAAAGATAATCTGACTTGTGATTCATTCTCAGCGCCATTTAGTGTAAATAACAGTACCAAATACCGCTACTACAAACTCAGTTTTGACAACCCACAAGTCTCCATTGCAGAGATTGAATACAGCGAGTAA
- the guaA gene encoding glutamine-hydrolyzing GMP synthase — protein sequence MSKDIHDSRILILDFGSQYTQLIARRIREIGVYCELWAWDVTEEQIREFNPQGIILSGGPESTTETNSPRAPEYVFNAGVPVLGICYGMQTMAMQLGGRVESSNQKEFGYAKVEKVSDCALFKDIQDHVENGLGVLDVWMSHGDKVVEIPSTFQTSAKTDTCPHAAMSWEEKRFYGVQFHPEVTHTHQGLRLLERFAIDICGCEKLWTPAQIIEDAIARIKEKVGDDEVILGLSGGVDSSVVAMLINRAIGDKLTCVFVDNGLLRLNEGQQVMDMFGDKFGLNIVKVDAEERFLNALEGIDEPEAKRKAIGHTFIEVFDEEASKRVNAKWLAQGTIYPDVIESAASATGKAHVIKSHHNVGGLPEDMELGLVEPLRELFKDEVRKIGLELGLPYDMLYRHPFPGPGLGVRVLGEIKKEYCDLLRRADAIFIEELHNADLYHKVSQAFTVFLPVKSVGVMGDARKYDWVVSLRCVETIDFMTARWSHLPYDFLGRVSNRIINEIDGISRVVYDISGKPPATIEWE from the coding sequence ATGAGCAAAGACATTCATGATTCCCGTATCCTTATTTTGGATTTCGGTTCGCAATACACGCAACTTATCGCCCGCCGTATCCGTGAAATCGGTGTGTACTGTGAACTTTGGGCATGGGACGTAACTGAAGAACAGATCCGCGAGTTCAATCCGCAAGGTATCATTCTTTCTGGTGGTCCAGAATCTACGACTGAAACAAACAGCCCACGAGCACCTGAGTATGTGTTTAATGCAGGCGTACCTGTGCTTGGTATCTGCTACGGCATGCAAACAATGGCGATGCAACTTGGCGGTCGTGTGGAAAGCTCAAACCAAAAAGAATTTGGTTATGCGAAAGTTGAAAAAGTGTCGGATTGCGCACTGTTTAAAGACATTCAAGATCATGTTGAAAACGGTCTGGGTGTTCTAGATGTGTGGATGAGCCACGGTGATAAAGTGGTTGAGATCCCATCAACGTTCCAAACATCGGCTAAAACGGACACCTGTCCACATGCTGCTATGTCTTGGGAAGAAAAGCGTTTCTATGGTGTACAATTCCACCCAGAAGTAACGCATACTCACCAAGGTTTACGTTTACTTGAGCGTTTTGCGATTGATATCTGTGGCTGTGAAAAGCTATGGACTCCAGCGCAAATCATCGAAGACGCAATTGCTCGCATCAAAGAAAAGGTCGGTGATGACGAAGTGATCCTTGGCTTGTCGGGCGGGGTAGATTCGTCAGTGGTTGCGATGCTAATCAATCGCGCGATTGGTGATAAATTAACGTGTGTATTCGTAGACAATGGCTTGCTTCGTTTAAACGAAGGTCAACAAGTTATGGACATGTTTGGCGACAAATTTGGATTGAACATTGTTAAGGTTGATGCAGAAGAGCGTTTTCTAAATGCACTAGAAGGTATTGACGAGCCAGAAGCAAAACGTAAGGCAATTGGCCATACGTTCATTGAAGTATTCGATGAGGAAGCGTCAAAACGCGTTAACGCAAAATGGTTAGCGCAGGGGACTATTTACCCTGACGTTATTGAGTCTGCTGCCTCTGCGACAGGTAAAGCGCACGTAATCAAATCTCACCACAACGTAGGTGGTCTTCCTGAAGACATGGAGTTGGGTCTAGTTGAGCCACTTCGCGAACTGTTTAAAGACGAAGTACGTAAGATTGGTCTTGAGCTTGGTCTTCCTTACGACATGCTGTACCGTCACCCATTCCCAGGTCCAGGCCTTGGTGTGCGTGTACTTGGTGAAATCAAGAAAGAATACTGCGATTTACTGCGCCGTGCAGACGCTATCTTTATTGAAGAATTACACAATGCGGATCTCTACCATAAAGTATCACAAGCATTTACCGTGTTCTTACCAGTTAAATCGGTAGGTGTAATGGGCGATGCACGTAAATACGATTGGGTAGTTTCACTACGTTGTGTTGAAACTATCGACTTCATGACGGCACGTTGGTCACATCTTCCATACGATTTCTTGGGTCGCGTATCAAATCGCATCATCAATGAAATTGATGGTATCTCGCGCGTTGTTTACGATATTTCTGGTAAACCACCTGCGACGATTGAGTGGGAATAA
- the guaB gene encoding IMP dehydrogenase: MLRIAKEALTFDDVLLVPAHSTVLPHTANLATRLTRKINLNIPLVSASMDTVTEARLAIALAQEGGIGFIHKNMTIEEQARNVRKVKTYEAGIVSFPVTVPASLTIAETLALADEKGFSGFPVVGANNQLEGIVTSRDMRFETKLDQPVATVMTSKERLVTVKEGASREEILGLMHEHRIEKILVVDDAFTLKGMITVKDYQKAQDKPNACKDEQGRLRVGAAVGVGPGTDERIAALVEAGVDILLIDTSHGHSQGVIDRVKETRAAFPNLQIVAGNVATAEGAKALAEAGADAVKVGIGPGSICTTRIVTGCGVPQLTAISDAVGALKDLDVPVIADGGIRFSGDIVKALVAGASCVMVGSMFAGTEESPGEVELYQGRYYKSYRGMGSLGAMNQKEGSSDRYFQTSKQAEKLVPEGIEGRVAYKGPISTIVHQQMGGIRSAMGLTGCATIAELNVKPQFVRVTSAGMGESHVHDVQITKEAPNYRLG; encoded by the coding sequence ATGCTAAGAATTGCAAAAGAAGCTCTAACCTTTGATGACGTACTTTTAGTACCTGCTCATTCAACTGTGCTGCCTCACACGGCAAACCTCGCCACTCGCCTGACTCGCAAAATCAACCTAAACATTCCTCTTGTCTCTGCGTCTATGGACACAGTTACTGAAGCACGTTTAGCAATTGCTTTAGCGCAAGAAGGTGGTATTGGTTTTATCCACAAAAATATGACCATCGAAGAACAAGCGCGCAACGTACGTAAAGTAAAAACGTACGAAGCGGGGATTGTTTCTTTCCCTGTAACCGTGCCTGCTTCTTTAACTATCGCTGAAACACTGGCGTTAGCAGATGAGAAAGGTTTCTCAGGTTTCCCAGTAGTTGGTGCGAATAACCAACTAGAAGGGATTGTGACGAGCCGTGACATGCGTTTCGAGACTAAACTAGACCAACCTGTAGCAACCGTTATGACGTCGAAAGAACGTCTTGTTACGGTCAAAGAAGGCGCGTCTCGTGAAGAAATTTTAGGTCTGATGCATGAGCACCGTATCGAAAAAATCTTAGTGGTTGATGATGCGTTTACACTGAAGGGCATGATAACCGTTAAGGATTACCAAAAAGCACAAGACAAACCAAACGCGTGTAAAGACGAGCAAGGTCGTTTGCGTGTTGGGGCGGCGGTAGGTGTGGGTCCTGGTACTGATGAGCGTATTGCAGCATTAGTCGAGGCGGGTGTCGACATACTCCTTATTGATACGTCACATGGTCATTCTCAAGGTGTTATCGACCGTGTTAAAGAGACTCGTGCGGCATTCCCTAATCTCCAAATCGTCGCGGGTAACGTAGCAACAGCAGAAGGTGCGAAAGCACTTGCTGAAGCAGGCGCTGACGCAGTTAAAGTGGGTATCGGTCCAGGTTCAATTTGTACAACACGTATCGTGACAGGCTGTGGTGTACCGCAGCTTACGGCGATTTCTGATGCGGTTGGAGCGCTTAAAGATCTAGACGTTCCTGTTATCGCTGATGGTGGTATTCGTTTCTCTGGTGACATCGTGAAAGCGTTGGTTGCTGGCGCTTCGTGCGTGATGGTGGGTTCAATGTTCGCAGGTACTGAAGAGTCGCCAGGTGAAGTTGAACTGTACCAAGGTCGTTACTACAAGTCATACCGTGGTATGGGATCACTTGGTGCGATGAATCAAAAAGAAGGTTCATCTGACCGTTACTTCCAAACGTCAAAACAAGCCGAAAAATTGGTTCCAGAAGGCATCGAAGGCCGTGTGGCTTACAAGGGCCCAATTTCAACAATCGTGCACCAACAAATGGGCGGTATCCGTAGTGCGATGGGTTTAACCGGTTGCGCAACAATTGCGGAACTGAATGTGAAGCCTCAGTTTGTGCGAGTGACGTCTGCGGGCATGGGGGAATCTCACGTTCATGACGTACAAATCACGAAAGAAGCACCAAACTACCGTCTAGGTTAA
- the xseA gene encoding exodeoxyribonuclease VII large subunit, with product MQSAISSPLYSVSKLNREIRALLERGFTNIQLTGEISNFIAAASGHWYFSLKDDKAQVKAAMWRGNNRYARFRPDNGAQVLVTARVSVYEPRGEYQLIVEHIEPAGEGLLKQQFEALKMRLAAEGLFSAAHKRPMPTQIHRVGIVTSATGAAIKDILTVLKRRAPQLEVVIYPCLVQGGEAPSQIAQKIALANARNEVDVLIVGRGGGSLEDLWSFNEEVVARAIFASQLPIISAVGHEIDTTISDYVADLRAPTPSAAAELVCPDQHQLLTRLNSLTQALVHAWKVHLTQKRAHLTSQIHQLQLLHPERQLQQQQQRLDESLARLQRAAVSVIAHHTKQLDNLSFRLHKQAPNLKLIQFQHQHNALSERLERAIGQHLDTHNKRLAMLSAQLNSVSPLQVLARGYSITKQDEIVIKNVSEIDHSKPLVTDLVDGQIISHIASISTKS from the coding sequence ATGCAATCGGCTATTTCTTCTCCTCTTTACAGTGTTTCGAAATTAAACCGAGAGATCCGAGCGTTGCTCGAACGTGGGTTTACCAACATTCAGCTCACTGGCGAAATATCCAATTTCATCGCAGCGGCATCTGGCCATTGGTACTTTTCACTTAAAGATGACAAAGCACAAGTCAAAGCGGCAATGTGGCGCGGTAACAACCGCTACGCACGTTTTCGTCCTGACAATGGCGCGCAAGTGCTTGTCACCGCCAGAGTATCCGTATATGAACCGCGCGGTGAATATCAACTCATCGTCGAGCACATAGAGCCTGCTGGTGAAGGTTTACTCAAACAGCAATTTGAGGCTTTGAAAATGCGTCTCGCTGCGGAAGGGCTTTTTTCGGCTGCGCACAAACGTCCAATGCCAACACAAATACACCGCGTTGGAATAGTCACCTCAGCCACAGGTGCAGCGATTAAAGACATTCTCACCGTGCTAAAACGCAGAGCGCCACAGCTTGAAGTGGTTATTTATCCGTGTCTTGTGCAAGGTGGTGAAGCTCCCTCACAAATCGCGCAGAAAATTGCGCTTGCTAATGCGCGAAATGAGGTCGATGTGTTAATTGTAGGGCGCGGAGGCGGTTCTCTTGAAGATTTATGGAGTTTCAACGAAGAAGTCGTTGCTCGAGCCATTTTTGCAAGTCAACTCCCAATCATCAGTGCAGTTGGTCACGAAATTGATACCACGATTTCCGATTACGTGGCCGACCTTCGTGCACCAACACCATCGGCCGCGGCTGAACTAGTATGCCCTGATCAACATCAACTGCTTACGCGCTTGAATTCCCTCACGCAGGCACTCGTTCACGCATGGAAAGTACACCTGACTCAAAAGCGAGCTCACCTAACCTCACAGATCCACCAGCTTCAACTACTTCACCCTGAAAGGCAATTGCAACAGCAACAACAGCGTTTGGATGAGAGTTTGGCGCGTTTGCAGCGTGCCGCAGTTAGTGTAATAGCACATCATACTAAGCAGCTCGACAACCTGAGTTTTAGGCTTCATAAACAAGCGCCGAACTTGAAGCTTATTCAGTTTCAGCACCAGCACAACGCGCTCTCTGAACGACTAGAGCGTGCAATTGGGCAGCATTTAGATACGCACAACAAACGCTTGGCCATGTTAAGTGCACAATTAAACAGTGTTAGTCCGCTGCAAGTTCTGGCTCGTGGTTACAGCATTACAAAGCAAGATGAAATCGTGATAAAAAACGTGTCAGAGATCGATCACAGCAAACCTTTGGTCACCGATCTAGTGGATGGGCAAATTATCAGTCACATTGCATCTATTTCAACGAAATCGTAA
- the cysE gene encoding serine O-acetyltransferase — MRHEIWQKLREEATDLVTREPLLASHVYSSVLNHECLGSALSFIVAHKLSDAVVSAFTIRELFDQAFVDCDRMLTHVAHDIKAVKDRDPAADSYLNVLLNLKGFHAIQAHRLAHCLWRQNRKELARFVQSRTSEVFGVDIHPACKVGHGIMFDHATGIVIGETAVIGNNVSILQGVTLGGTGNEQGDRHPKIRDGVLIGAGAKVLGNIIVGEGARVGAGSVVLKAVPEHTTVVGIPAKVVGKACVCPAESMDQNFLEEQNDDEAALAVASIK, encoded by the coding sequence ATGCGTCACGAGATTTGGCAAAAACTAAGAGAAGAAGCAACGGATTTAGTAACACGAGAGCCGCTGCTTGCAAGTCACGTATATTCTAGTGTGCTGAATCATGAATGTTTGGGTTCTGCACTTAGCTTTATCGTTGCACATAAGCTTTCAGATGCCGTTGTATCTGCATTTACAATCAGAGAATTATTCGACCAAGCCTTCGTAGATTGTGACCGTATGTTGACGCACGTAGCTCACGATATAAAAGCGGTTAAAGATCGCGACCCCGCTGCCGATAGTTATCTCAACGTGTTATTAAATTTGAAAGGTTTCCATGCAATCCAAGCTCATCGACTGGCTCACTGTTTATGGCGACAAAACCGAAAAGAACTCGCTCGCTTTGTCCAAAGCCGTACCTCCGAAGTATTTGGTGTTGACATCCATCCTGCTTGTAAAGTCGGTCATGGTATTATGTTTGACCATGCGACTGGTATAGTCATTGGTGAAACCGCGGTAATTGGAAATAACGTTTCTATCCTTCAGGGCGTTACGCTTGGTGGGACGGGTAACGAGCAGGGCGATCGCCATCCAAAAATCAGAGATGGCGTGCTTATCGGTGCAGGTGCGAAAGTGTTGGGTAACATCATTGTGGGTGAAGGCGCTCGCGTCGGTGCTGGCTCTGTTGTCTTGAAAGCAGTTCCTGAGCACACTACTGTTGTGGGGATTCCTGCAAAAGTCGTTGGTAAAGCGTGTGTTTGTCCGGCAGAAAGCATGGACCAAAACTTCCTAGAAGAGCAAAATGATGATGAAGCCGCATTGGCGGTTGCATCGATAAAGTAA
- a CDS encoding M16 family metallopeptidase: MNFKLLATSMAVALALSGCATTKNNDASQMVAAASSNKVFSQDYVLEELDNGLRVMVVKTDYPDVVSLQIPVSVGSRNEVEAGKTGFAHFFEHMMFKGSKKFPQDVYSDILKNSGVDNRAYTTNDYTNYHLNFSKEHLDKVLEIQADIFQDLTYSEEQFRTEALTVKGEYLKNNASPVRKLLSAVRKEAFDKHTYKHTTMGFFEDIEAMPDQMAYGQEFFKHFYKPENVSLVIVGDVDPKETIAMVKKHWGAWKKGNYSVDIPKEPKQAAPRYVHEKYDGLPGHWLLVSYKGTPWIPTKKDRSALDLISQLYFSENSELYQELVVEKQIASQMFTYNPETKDTGLIHVFVKVDKESDLAVARDAINRTYAKARTELVSEEKLAALKSNLKYSFINGLDSSQAIADVLASYMHFERNPEVINELYASSDAVTAEDIRRIANEYFVDSSRTTVTMSALDKVAGFDKEVSLENLVVQASKPTERHFKVLDKSNASPLVDVNFLFYTGAAADPKGKKGVAALTAAMIAKGGSQTKSFKEIQKALYPIAGSFSYQIDKEMLSFRGRVHKDNADKWYALVSEQLLNPGFREDDFNRLKKELIDNIKSGLKASNDEELGKEVLYSALYQGHPYASYNLGDLSDLEALTLDDVKAFYRAELTQAKLNLGITGALNSDVKAKMLTDLTRLPLGNESRLSVPDAPTLKGKHATIVEKSAQSTAVSFGFPIDTVRSSKDWTALWLVRSYFGEHRSSNSFLYQRIRQVRGMNYGDYAYIEYFPRGMFQTKPDANLGRSEQIFQVWLRPLRSNNDAQFASRVALFELDKLIKEGMSSSDFEATRNFLTNFVPQLVASQDRQLGYALDSEFYNTESFVEYVRKQLASLTVEDVNRVIRENLQTENMHYVFITGDAKDMQARLAKEQTSPMTYNTEKPAELVTEDSEIAKYPLGIPAKNIEVMNVEDVFK, translated from the coding sequence ATGAATTTCAAATTATTAGCAACAAGTATGGCGGTTGCACTCGCGCTTAGCGGATGTGCGACAACAAAGAATAATGATGCAAGCCAAATGGTGGCTGCAGCCTCAAGCAATAAAGTCTTCTCTCAAGATTATGTGTTGGAAGAGTTAGATAATGGCCTTAGAGTCATGGTCGTTAAAACTGACTATCCAGACGTAGTCTCGCTACAAATTCCTGTTTCCGTAGGTTCTAGAAATGAAGTCGAAGCGGGTAAAACCGGTTTTGCGCATTTCTTTGAACATATGATGTTTAAAGGGTCGAAGAAGTTTCCACAAGATGTCTATTCAGATATTTTAAAGAATTCAGGCGTCGATAATCGTGCCTATACAACGAATGATTACACCAATTACCACCTTAACTTTTCTAAAGAACATTTGGATAAAGTGCTCGAAATCCAAGCGGATATCTTCCAAGATTTAACGTACTCAGAAGAACAGTTCAGGACAGAAGCGTTAACGGTAAAAGGTGAATACCTAAAAAATAATGCAAGTCCTGTCCGTAAGCTGTTAAGTGCGGTTAGAAAAGAAGCTTTCGACAAACATACCTATAAACACACGACAATGGGCTTTTTTGAAGACATTGAGGCGATGCCGGATCAAATGGCTTACGGCCAAGAATTCTTCAAGCATTTCTACAAACCAGAAAACGTATCGCTAGTTATCGTGGGTGATGTTGACCCGAAAGAAACGATCGCAATGGTGAAAAAACATTGGGGAGCATGGAAAAAAGGCAATTACTCAGTCGATATTCCTAAAGAGCCTAAGCAAGCTGCGCCGCGTTATGTTCATGAGAAATATGATGGACTTCCAGGACATTGGCTGTTGGTCTCTTATAAAGGTACGCCTTGGATCCCAACGAAAAAAGACCGCTCTGCTTTGGATTTAATTTCTCAGCTGTATTTTTCGGAAAATTCTGAATTGTACCAAGAGCTAGTTGTTGAAAAGCAGATCGCAAGTCAGATGTTTACTTATAATCCTGAGACTAAAGACACTGGTTTAATACACGTTTTTGTCAAAGTAGATAAAGAAAGTGACTTAGCGGTAGCACGTGATGCGATTAATCGCACTTACGCTAAAGCTCGTACAGAACTTGTCTCAGAAGAAAAACTTGCTGCGCTTAAATCAAATTTGAAATACAGCTTTATCAATGGTCTTGATTCTTCTCAGGCGATTGCTGATGTACTTGCAAGCTACATGCATTTTGAACGTAATCCAGAAGTGATTAACGAACTGTACGCGAGCTCAGATGCGGTAACCGCAGAAGATATTCGTCGTATTGCAAACGAATATTTCGTTGATTCGAGCCGTACTACCGTGACCATGTCAGCTCTTGATAAGGTCGCGGGTTTTGATAAAGAAGTGTCGCTTGAAAACTTAGTTGTGCAGGCAAGCAAGCCGACCGAGCGTCATTTCAAGGTACTAGACAAGAGCAATGCATCACCGTTGGTGGATGTTAACTTCCTTTTCTACACCGGTGCTGCAGCCGACCCTAAAGGTAAGAAAGGGGTAGCGGCACTGACGGCGGCAATGATTGCCAAAGGCGGAAGCCAAACGAAATCATTCAAAGAAATTCAAAAGGCGTTGTATCCGATCGCGGGTAGTTTTTCATATCAAATCGATAAAGAAATGCTGTCATTTCGTGGACGAGTGCACAAAGATAACGCGGACAAATGGTACGCGCTGGTCTCTGAACAACTTCTTAATCCTGGCTTCAGAGAAGATGATTTCAATCGTTTGAAGAAGGAGCTGATTGATAACATCAAATCAGGTTTGAAAGCATCAAACGATGAAGAACTAGGTAAAGAAGTGCTGTATAGCGCACTTTATCAAGGTCATCCTTACGCTTCATACAACTTAGGCGATCTTTCCGATTTAGAAGCCTTAACGCTAGATGACGTTAAAGCTTTCTATCGTGCAGAGCTTACACAAGCGAAACTAAACCTTGGGATCACTGGGGCACTGAATAGCGATGTAAAAGCAAAAATGCTGACGGACTTAACGCGCTTACCGCTTGGCAATGAATCTCGCTTAAGTGTGCCAGATGCACCTACATTAAAGGGCAAACACGCAACAATCGTAGAGAAAAGTGCTCAATCGACCGCGGTTTCATTTGGTTTCCCAATTGATACCGTGCGTTCAAGTAAAGATTGGACAGCGCTATGGCTTGTGCGTTCGTACTTTGGTGAACACCGCAGTTCAAATAGTTTCCTGTATCAACGAATTCGCCAAGTTCGAGGCATGAACTATGGTGACTATGCGTATATCGAGTATTTCCCACGTGGTATGTTCCAAACTAAACCTGATGCAAATTTAGGTCGCTCGGAACAAATTTTCCAAGTGTGGTTGCGTCCACTTCGTTCAAACAACGACGCGCAGTTTGCGTCTCGCGTTGCTTTGTTTGAGTTGGATAAATTGATTAAAGAGGGTATGTCTTCATCCGATTTTGAGGCCACACGTAACTTCCTGACGAATTTCGTTCCACAACTTGTTGCGAGTCAAGACCGTCAACTGGGCTATGCACTTGATAGTGAGTTCTACAACACAGAGAGTTTCGTTGAATATGTTCGTAAGCAACTAGCGAGTCTCACCGTTGAAGACGTAAACCGAGTGATCCGTGAAAACTTACAAACTGAAAACATGCACTATGTGTTCATCACGGGTGATGCGAAAGACATGCAAGCTCGTCTTGCCAAAGAACAAACCTCGCCAATGACGTACAATACGGAAAAGCCAGCAGAGTTAGTGACCGAAGACTCTGAAATTGCGAAATACCCTCTAGGTATTCCGGCTAAAAACATCGAAGTGATGAACGTTGAGGATGTCTTTAAGTAA
- a CDS encoding methylenetetrahydrofolate reductase, with the protein MALSLEEKILDPNQGVYLIGTTPPKHGTDDEQLKSIAEKLLGRLHEIEYDGVVIYDIQDESSRTELPRPFPFKQTVDPRKYSQLLREISHLDVITYKSVAQRGKAEFSEWLNETKREYGLKNLVLVGSPSSHGDIKLSLNDAYQTLESHDESFFLGGVTIAERHANKRNEHQRLIEKTAQGCEFFISQAVYNAQATIDLITSYARTCRQQGIEPKRIILTFTPCGGEKTLTFMEWLGISVPEATKWRILDSKEPLSESIRICRENLDLILKSCSHLDVPLGLNIESLTNRKEEIDASMNLYRLLKATMELCLAEKQISAVSA; encoded by the coding sequence ATGGCGCTTTCACTCGAAGAGAAAATTTTAGACCCTAATCAGGGGGTCTACTTGATTGGTACCACACCACCAAAACACGGCACAGACGACGAGCAATTAAAAAGTATTGCTGAAAAACTGTTAGGTCGCCTGCATGAAATTGAATATGACGGTGTGGTGATTTATGACATTCAAGATGAAAGCAGCCGCACTGAGCTGCCACGTCCATTCCCTTTTAAGCAAACCGTTGACCCACGTAAATACAGTCAACTTTTGCGAGAAATTTCACATTTAGACGTCATAACTTATAAGAGTGTGGCACAGCGAGGTAAAGCGGAATTTAGTGAATGGCTAAACGAAACTAAGCGCGAATATGGCCTAAAAAACCTTGTATTAGTGGGGAGTCCATCGTCGCACGGAGACATAAAACTGTCTTTAAATGACGCATATCAAACGCTTGAGTCCCATGATGAGTCGTTCTTTTTAGGCGGTGTGACGATTGCTGAACGTCATGCAAACAAGCGTAATGAACACCAACGTCTCATTGAGAAAACGGCACAAGGTTGTGAGTTCTTTATTTCTCAAGCCGTTTACAACGCACAAGCGACGATTGATTTAATCACTAGCTATGCAAGAACCTGTCGCCAACAAGGGATTGAGCCAAAGCGTATCATTTTAACGTTTACACCTTGTGGTGGTGAAAAAACACTTACGTTTATGGAGTGGCTAGGCATTTCCGTTCCAGAGGCAACAAAATGGCGGATCTTAGATTCAAAGGAACCTCTAAGTGAATCCATCCGTATTTGTCGAGAAAACCTCGATTTAATCCTAAAAAGTTGCTCACATTTAGATGTACCGCTTGGTTTAAACATTGAAAGCTTAACCAACCGCAAAGAAGAAATTGACGCATCCATGAATCTTTATCGATTATTGAAAGCGACGATGGAGCTTTGCCTTGCTGAAAAGCAAATATCAGCCGTATCAGCTTAA